The uncultured Dysgonomonas sp. genome contains the following window.
GATGTGATAGGTATAAGTGTATATATCTGGAATGTGGAGCAGACGAGAGAACTGATTTCGTTACTGAAAGAAGAAAAGCCGGAACTAACTATTATTCTGGGAGGGCCGGAAGTAATGTATGAACCGGACTTTTTCCTTCATCACTGGAATATCGACTATGTGATAGGAGGTGAGGGAGAGTTTGTGCTGGGTGAATTATTAACTGCTATCGAGGCGGGATATGCAGCTGAAATAAGGGGGGTATCATCCCCCGAACATATCAGTAACGTAATTGTACAGGCTGATCTGGAAAAACTTGCAACGTTGTCTTCACCATACATGCTGGAAGAGGACAGGGGAGATATGAAAAACAGGATGGTGTATTTCGAAACATCGCGCGGGTGCCCTTACCAGTGCCAGTATTGCCTGTCGTCGCTTGAGAAAGGGGTACGTTATTATCCCCAAAAATATATCTTGGAGAATCTGGGGTATATGATAGATAACGGTGCTAAGCAAATCAAGTTTCTCGACCGTACTTTCAATCTGAATAAGGAACATACACATACTGTATTTGATTTTCTGATCAAGAATTACCGCCCGAATCTTAGTTGTCAGTTTGAGGTATATGCCGATTTGCTCAGGGACGAAACGATTGACTATCTGAATACAACTTTATCTAAGGATTTTTTCCGTTTCGAAATAGGTATTCAGTCCACATATGAGCCTACGAATATTGCTGTAAGGCGCAGGCAAGACTTTCGGCTATTGGCAGGTAATGTAAAGAAAATAATGGATGGAGGTAAAATAGACCTGCATCTCGACCTGATAGCCGGACTACCCTATGAAACTTTGGAGCGTTTTACAAAATCGTTCAATGATGTATTTTCATTGGGGGCAAAGGAGGTACAACTCGGCTTTCTGAAAATGCTGCGGGGTACGAACTTGAGGAAGCAGGCTTCGCAATATGGCTACAAATACGATATGCAGGCACCTTACGAAATAGAGTATAATGCGGATATCTCAAGGCTGGAACTGGACCGTATACATGACGCGGAGCACGCCTTGGAGAAATTCTGGAACAGCGGAAGGTTTCCCCTTACGATGAACGAGGTGTTCGGGACTTATTATCAGGGGCGTTATTTTGAATTATTCGACGAAATAGGGCAATACTATAAGTTGTATAATCTACCTCACCGTGGCTATCAGTTGGAGGACTTGTTCCGTTATCTGCATAATTTCCTGTTATCGAAAGATATTGATTTGTTCGAATGTTTGCGGACAGATTACTATAATAACTTTACTCGCAGGCCTCAGGGCTTTTGGACGGATGTGATGGATAAGAAGCAGCGGAAGCAATTGTTGTATCAGATAGGGCAGGATAGGGGTTTCCTGTCGAAGTACAGACTGAACCGTAAGATTATAGAAAAGCAGACGGCGATTGATTATATATCGGACAATGAATACAGGCTTACTGTATTTATTGATAATAAGCGTTTGTCGATATCCTATTCTGTGTAAGGCGAGTAATAAAAAAAGCAACTCCTTTGAGGAATTGCTTTATGTGTGAATGAGATACCGGGTTATTTACCGAATAAACCGCCCAATGCTCCAAGTATACCTCCACCTTGCTTGCCGGTAACAGATTCTACCAGGGATTCTAAACTGAACGAGTCATTCGAGTCGTTATGTTTTTTAGAAATCAGTCCCATAATAGCGGGAATAACGGTGGATGCAATACTATTGGCCACAGCCGGACTTAATCCTACTTTATCGCTCAATGCAGATACTACAGACGACTGTAGGCCTGAAGTCAGATTACTGCTGCTAGTTGAGCCTCCGCTAAACATTCCGAGAATGTTAGATAAGTTGTCAGGGGTTAATTGGTCCTTTAATCCGTTTACAACCGCAGAGGTAGTGGTTTCCACGGCAGCTTCTTTTTTGTCGGCAGGCACGCCTGCATTGTTTGTGATGGCTCCCAGAGCCTGATCTTTTACAAGATCTATAATTCCATCCAGCATGATTGTGAATATTATATTTGTTATATCAATCTAACGTTCTGGTGGACAAATTGTTTTAGGTTTAATAGTTGTTTAAGTTAAAATCAATCCTCCTTCAATATTTTGTAATATTCAGGCCAATTATTGTATAATACTTTCATCGAAGGCAATACGATATCCGCTCCGGCATCAATCAATATTTTGTCAGGCATCGGGCCTGTATTGACGGCAATCGTGAAAATTCCGGCAGCTACAGCCGCTTCCACGCCGCGGGGTGCATTTTCAATGACTATGGCTTGGTTTGGATTTAGTACGCCGCCTTTTTTCAACCCCATCAGGTAAG
Protein-coding sequences here:
- a CDS encoding DUF937 domain-containing protein, which produces MLDGIIDLVKDQALGAITNNAGVPADKKEAAVETTTSAVVNGLKDQLTPDNLSNILGMFSGGSTSSSNLTSGLQSSVVSALSDKVGLSPAVANSIASTVIPAIMGLISKKHNDSNDSFSLESLVESVTGKQGGGILGALGGLFGK
- a CDS encoding radical SAM protein; the encoded protein is MKTILTTLNAKYIHTSLALRWLYVANKDRFDISFKEYTIKEPIGKVAEELLDSGCDVIGISVYIWNVEQTRELISLLKEEKPELTIILGGPEVMYEPDFFLHHWNIDYVIGGEGEFVLGELLTAIEAGYAAEIRGVSSPEHISNVIVQADLEKLATLSSPYMLEEDRGDMKNRMVYFETSRGCPYQCQYCLSSLEKGVRYYPQKYILENLGYMIDNGAKQIKFLDRTFNLNKEHTHTVFDFLIKNYRPNLSCQFEVYADLLRDETIDYLNTTLSKDFFRFEIGIQSTYEPTNIAVRRRQDFRLLAGNVKKIMDGGKIDLHLDLIAGLPYETLERFTKSFNDVFSLGAKEVQLGFLKMLRGTNLRKQASQYGYKYDMQAPYEIEYNADISRLELDRIHDAEHALEKFWNSGRFPLTMNEVFGTYYQGRYFELFDEIGQYYKLYNLPHRGYQLEDLFRYLHNFLLSKDIDLFECLRTDYYNNFTRRPQGFWTDVMDKKQRKQLLYQIGQDRGFLSKYRLNRKIIEKQTAIDYISDNEYRLTVFIDNKRLSISYSV